From Lepus europaeus isolate LE1 chromosome 3, mLepTim1.pri, whole genome shotgun sequence, a single genomic window includes:
- the FOXF2 gene encoding forkhead box protein F2 has protein sequence MTTEGGPPPPPPRPPPAPLRRACSPTPGALQAALMSAPAAAALETAATSSSSSSSSSSSSSSNSAGASSAACKSSSGGGGGGAGAASGGPKKASSGLRRPEKPPYSYIALIVMAIQSSPSKRLTLSEIYQFLQARFPFFRGAYQGWKNSVRHNLSLNECFIKLPKGLGRPGKGHYWTIDPASEFMFEEGSFRRRPRGFRRKCQALKPMYHRVVSGLGFGASLLPQGFDFQAPPSAPLGCHGQGGYGGLDMMATGYDAGAGAPGHAHPHHHHHHHVPHMSPNPGSTYMASCPVPAGPGAVGAAGGGGGGGGDYGPDSSSSPVPSSPAMASAIECHSPYTSPAAHWSSPGASPYLKQPPALTPSGNPAGAAGLHASMSSYSLEQSYLHQNAREDLSVGLPRYQPHSAPVCDRKDFVLNFNGISSFHPSASGSYYHHHHQSVCQDIKPCVM, from the exons ATGACCACCGAGGGCGGGCCGCCGCCACCcccgccgcgcccgccgccgGCCCCGCTCCGCCGCGCGTGCAGCCCGACCCCCGGCGCGCTGCAGGCCGCCTTGATGAGcgcgccggccgccgccgccctggAGACCGCCGCCACCTCCTCGTCCTCGTCCTCGTCGtcgtcgtcctcctcctcctccaactcGGCCGGCGCCTCCTCGGCCGCCTGCAAGAGctcgagcggcggcggcggcggcggcgcgggcgcggCCAGCGGGGGCCCCAAGAAGGCGAGCTCGGGGCTGCGGCGGCCGGAGAAGCCGCCCTACTCGTACATCGCGCTCATCGTCATGGCCATCCAGAGCTCGCCCAGCAAGCGCCTGACGCTCAGCGAGATCTACCAGTTCCTGCAGGCGCGCTTCCCCTTCTTCCGCGGAGCCTACCAGGGCTGGAAGAACTCGGTGCGCCACAACCTCTCGCTCAACGAGTGCTTCATCAAGCTGCCCAAGGGCCTCGGGCGGCCCGGCAAGGGCCACTACTGGACCATCGACCCGGCCAGCGAGTTCATGTTCGAGGAGGGCTCGTTCCGCCGCCGGCCGCGCGGCTTCAGGCGGAAGTGCCAGGCGCTCAAGCCCATGTACCACCGAGTGGTCAGCGGCCTGGGCTTCGGGGCCTCGCTGCTGCCCCAGGGCTTCGACTTCCAGGCGCCCCCGTCGGCGCCGCTCGGCTGCCACGGCCAGGGCGGCTACGGCGGCCTCGACATGATGGCCACGGGCTACGACGCCGGCGCGGGCGCCCCCGGCCACGCGCAcccgcaccaccaccaccaccaccacgtccCGCACATGTCGCCCAACCCGGGTTCCACCTACATGGCCAGCTGCCCCGTGCCCGCGGGTCCCGGGGCCGTGGGCgcggccgggggcggcggcggcggcggaggagaCTACGGGccggacagcagcagcagccccgtGCCCTCGTCCCCGGCCATGGCGAGCGCCATCGAGTGCCACTCGCCCTACACGAGCCCCGCGGCGCACTGGAGCTCGCCCGGCGCCTCGCCTTACCTCAAGCAGCCGCCCGCCCTGACGCCCAGCGGCAACCCCGCGGGCGCCGCGGGCCTGCACGCCAGTATGTCGTCCTACTCGCTGGAGCAGAGCTACCTGCACCAGAACGCGCGCGAGGACCTGTCAG tGGGACTGCCTCGCTACCAGCCTCACTCAGCTCCGGTGTGCGACAGAAAAGATTTCGTCCTCAATTTCAATGGCATTTCTTCCTTCCACCCCTCGGCCAGCGGGTCGtactatcaccaccaccaccagagcGTGTGCCAGGACATCAAGCCCTGCGTCATGTGA